From Chromohalobacter canadensis, one genomic window encodes:
- a CDS encoding UDP-N-acetylmuramoyl-tripeptide--D-alanyl-D-alanine ligase translates to MSATTLRDIAGWLGAPPPEVDAEAVQVVSDTRRIVPGDVFLALVGERFDGHDFLEEARTKGAVGAIVSRPMATPLPQIEVADTRLALGMLGRVRRRAWSGEVVAVTGNSGKTTVKEMLASILSRSQPTLATRDNLNNDIGVPQTLLALSPEYRRAVVEVGANHLGEIAWTSALARPDVAVITNVTGAHIGEFGGLGQIAQAKAEILQGLSASGAAVLNRDDRFFPLWRELAGEAEVFDFGLDATARVRAQALACDDAGRYAFTLSVDGEPLGRIQLALLGRHNVLNALASAAAAWALGVSGADVVAGLEACKAMAGRMACVPGLRGSRLLDDTYNANPGAVHAALTVLADMPAPRWCFLGAMGELGRDSERLHADLGRAARELKIDFLGTFGADARAAVAAFGDSACHFDDWATLVRYARDHLPSGASVLVKGSRSAGMERLIAELRTDAPR, encoded by the coding sequence ATGAGCGCGACGACGCTACGCGACATCGCGGGTTGGCTGGGGGCACCTCCCCCCGAGGTAGACGCCGAGGCGGTGCAGGTGGTGAGCGATACGCGTCGAATCGTACCGGGCGACGTCTTCTTGGCCTTGGTCGGCGAGCGCTTCGATGGCCATGATTTCTTGGAAGAGGCACGCACCAAGGGAGCGGTCGGGGCGATCGTATCGCGTCCCATGGCGACTCCCTTGCCCCAGATCGAAGTCGCCGACACGCGTCTGGCACTAGGTATGCTGGGGCGCGTTCGTCGGCGCGCCTGGTCGGGAGAAGTGGTCGCGGTCACTGGTAATAGCGGCAAGACCACGGTCAAGGAAATGCTCGCGTCGATCTTGTCACGTTCGCAGCCGACCCTCGCCACGCGCGACAACCTCAACAATGATATCGGCGTGCCGCAGACGTTACTGGCGTTATCGCCAGAGTACCGCCGCGCGGTCGTCGAGGTGGGGGCCAATCACTTGGGCGAGATCGCCTGGACGTCGGCGCTGGCGCGTCCCGATGTGGCGGTGATTACCAATGTCACGGGGGCGCATATCGGTGAGTTCGGTGGTCTTGGCCAGATCGCCCAGGCCAAGGCGGAAATCCTTCAGGGATTGTCGGCCTCTGGCGCCGCCGTGCTCAATCGCGACGACCGGTTTTTTCCACTGTGGCGGGAACTGGCCGGCGAGGCTGAAGTGTTCGATTTCGGGCTCGATGCCACGGCGCGGGTGCGTGCCCAGGCGCTAGCCTGTGACGATGCCGGGCGTTATGCTTTCACGTTATCTGTGGATGGCGAGCCATTGGGCCGGATCCAGTTGGCTTTATTGGGGCGCCATAATGTGCTTAATGCGCTGGCCAGTGCGGCAGCAGCATGGGCGCTGGGCGTTTCGGGCGCCGATGTTGTCGCCGGGCTCGAGGCCTGCAAGGCAATGGCGGGCCGTATGGCGTGTGTGCCGGGGCTGCGTGGTTCGCGCCTGCTGGATGATACCTACAATGCCAACCCCGGTGCGGTCCATGCGGCCCTGACGGTGTTGGCCGATATGCCCGCGCCCCGCTGGTGCTTCCTGGGCGCCATGGGGGAGCTGGGCCGCGATAGCGAGCGCTTGCATGCTGACTTGGGCCGCGCTGCGCGGGAACTGAAGATCGACTTTCTCGGCACGTTCGGTGCCGATGCCCGCGCTGCGGTGGCGGCATTCGGCGATTCGGCGTGTCATTTCGATGATTGGGCGACGCTTGTGCGTTATGCCCGCGACCATCTTCCCTCTGGGGCCAGTGTGCTGGTCAAGGGGTCGCGCAGTGCCGGTATGGAACGCTTGATTGCCGAACTGCGCACGGATGCACCAAGGTGA
- the rsmH gene encoding 16S rRNA (cytosine(1402)-N(4))-methyltransferase RsmH, giving the protein MQHRDNPEKDPLSDTPSAVDGRAVDYRHASVLLDGAVDALITDPDGCYLDGTFGRGGHSRAILERLSPQGRLLAIDRDPAALAEGAALDDPRFSLQYGRFAELDGIARDHALHGRLGGVLLDVGVSSPQLDDPSRGFSFLRDGPLDMRMDPTQGESAADWLARVAEREMSDVFKRYGEERFARRIAKAIIARRAERPITHTEDLAELVKAAHPAWEKGKHPATRVFQAIRIHINGELEQLEAALAAALEALAPGGRLVVISFHSLEDRLVKRFIRDQARGDTHLPRDFPIRDTQLNRRLAMVGKASRPGECEVALNPRARSAVMRVAQKLD; this is encoded by the coding sequence ATGCAGCATCGTGACAATCCCGAGAAGGACCCGCTTTCCGATACGCCGAGTGCTGTTGATGGTCGGGCGGTTGATTACCGACACGCGAGTGTGTTGCTCGACGGTGCGGTAGACGCACTGATCACCGACCCCGACGGCTGCTATCTGGACGGCACCTTCGGTCGCGGTGGGCATTCCCGCGCGATCCTCGAACGGCTATCTCCACAAGGACGCCTGTTGGCTATTGATCGCGACCCGGCGGCGCTTGCTGAAGGCGCCGCGCTGGATGACCCGCGCTTCTCTCTTCAATACGGCCGCTTCGCCGAGCTGGATGGCATCGCCCGCGACCATGCGCTGCACGGTCGCTTAGGGGGTGTGTTATTGGATGTCGGTGTTTCATCGCCACAGCTTGACGATCCTTCGCGTGGCTTCAGTTTCTTGCGCGATGGCCCGCTCGACATGCGTATGGACCCTACCCAGGGAGAAAGTGCCGCCGACTGGTTGGCTCGTGTCGCTGAGCGCGAAATGAGCGATGTCTTCAAACGTTATGGTGAGGAGCGCTTCGCGCGCCGCATTGCCAAAGCGATCATCGCGCGCCGCGCCGAGCGACCGATCACGCATACCGAAGACCTGGCGGAGCTCGTCAAGGCCGCGCACCCGGCCTGGGAAAAAGGCAAACACCCCGCGACGCGAGTGTTTCAGGCGATTCGCATTCATATCAACGGCGAGCTCGAGCAGCTCGAGGCCGCGCTCGCCGCCGCACTCGAGGCGCTGGCGCCGGGTGGGCGTTTAGTGGTGATCAGTTTCCACTCCCTGGAGGATCGGCTGGTCAAACGCTTCATTCGTGACCAGGCACGTGGCGATACGCACCTGCCACGCGACTTCCCGATTCGCGATACGCAGTTGAATCGACGCCTAGCCATGGTCGGCAAGGCGAGCCGTCCCGGGGAGTGCGAGGTGGCCCTCAATCCTCGCGCGCGCAGTGCCGTGATGCGCGTGGCCCAGAAACTCGACTGA
- the rsmI gene encoding 16S rRNA (cytidine(1402)-2'-O)-methyltransferase, with translation MSEGCEGALYVVATPIGNLEDLSPRAARLLGEVSWVAAEDTRHSARLLRHLGIDKPLVSLHEHNEASRVTALRDALASGQDVALISDAGTPLISDPGFVVVRELRASGHRVIPVPGACALVAALSAAGLATDRFLFEGFLPAKGGARRQRLTAALEREETLVYYESPHRIQATLQDIAALFGTRRVVLARELTKTFETFLDADAETLLARMREDPNQARGEFVIMVAGAEPRDDETQALAEGEAWLAAMLAEGVGVKAAATVVASRLGGRKKYWYQCAQALKDSGA, from the coding sequence ATGAGCGAAGGATGTGAAGGGGCATTGTACGTGGTCGCCACGCCGATTGGGAATCTCGAGGATCTGAGTCCTCGCGCGGCCCGTCTGCTCGGTGAGGTATCCTGGGTGGCTGCGGAGGATACGCGGCACAGTGCACGCTTGTTGCGTCATCTGGGAATCGACAAGCCGTTGGTTTCGCTGCATGAGCACAATGAAGCATCGCGGGTGACGGCGCTGCGCGATGCGCTGGCCTCCGGTCAGGATGTGGCGTTGATCAGCGATGCAGGGACGCCGCTGATCTCCGATCCTGGCTTCGTGGTGGTGCGGGAGCTGCGTGCGAGCGGCCATCGAGTCATCCCGGTGCCCGGGGCCTGTGCGCTGGTCGCGGCGTTGTCGGCGGCCGGTTTGGCGACGGATCGTTTTCTCTTCGAGGGGTTTCTACCCGCCAAGGGAGGCGCGCGACGTCAGCGCCTCACGGCTGCGCTCGAGCGCGAAGAAACCCTCGTCTATTACGAGTCGCCGCATCGCATTCAGGCGACACTTCAGGATATCGCAGCACTATTTGGTACGCGGCGCGTGGTTCTGGCGCGGGAGTTGACCAAGACGTTCGAAACATTTCTCGATGCCGATGCCGAGACATTGTTGGCGCGCATGCGCGAAGACCCTAATCAGGCGCGCGGCGAATTCGTGATCATGGTGGCAGGCGCTGAGCCTCGGGATGACGAGACACAAGCCCTGGCCGAAGGCGAGGCATGGCTGGCAGCGATGCTCGCCGAAGGCGTCGGCGTCAAGGCCGCGGCGACGGTTGTGGCCAGCCGTCTCGGGGGGCGCAAAAAATATTGGTACCAATGTGCACAGGCCCTCAAGGACAGCGGTGCATAA
- a CDS encoding peptidoglycan D,D-transpeptidase FtsI family protein encodes MSRERRSTTRRRSPNNGPMGRGRYFFLLGIVIIGLSALVGRIAYLNVIDRDFLQNQGDARTLRVEPINAHRGMISDRNGDPLAISTPVVTLWANPQELPSDPTQLETLARALKMDPDTLEARVERYSEHEFMYLRRRMTPEAAKPARELDIPGVYAKDEYKRYYPSGDVAAQLVGVTNVDDHGQEGLELAYDDYLSGQPGKRRVLKDRKGRLVRDLHLLKDAKPGGDLTLSIDLRLQYMAYRELQKSVDAHDADGGSLVMMDARSGEVLAMANLPSYNPNNRTSIDVNGLRNQAVTDAIEPGSVMKPLAMSAALATDKISPDTVIDTSPGWMVIDGYTISDFRNYGKLTPGGILLHSSNIGMSHIALKLDKDTIWKQYQRLGLGQAPGTGFPGEGSGSLPPLSGLSRSAQASMAYGYGVALTPLQLASAYTAIANDGRRLHPSLLKRTSAPIGEQVMSPTIAHELLGMLEKIVQPDAGGSRAMVEGYRIAGKTGTVRKVTAGGYQQKAYRGLFAGIAPVSDPRIVTVVMIDNPKGDEYYGGLVAAPVFGRVVGKALRLLDVPPDKQETSE; translated from the coding sequence ATGAGTCGCGAGCGTCGATCCACCACGAGGCGCCGTTCGCCGAATAACGGGCCGATGGGCCGTGGACGTTACTTTTTCTTGCTGGGCATCGTGATCATCGGTCTGAGTGCTCTGGTCGGGCGTATTGCCTATCTCAATGTCATCGACCGAGACTTTCTGCAGAACCAGGGGGATGCGCGCACGCTGCGCGTCGAGCCGATCAATGCGCACCGTGGAATGATTTCCGACCGCAACGGCGACCCGCTGGCGATCTCCACGCCGGTAGTGACGCTATGGGCCAATCCCCAGGAACTGCCTTCCGACCCGACCCAACTGGAGACGCTCGCGCGCGCCTTGAAGATGGACCCCGATACGCTCGAAGCGCGTGTCGAGCGTTATTCCGAGCATGAGTTCATGTATCTGCGGCGGCGCATGACACCGGAAGCGGCAAAGCCCGCCCGCGAGCTCGATATACCCGGCGTTTACGCCAAGGACGAGTACAAGCGTTATTACCCCTCTGGCGATGTCGCCGCGCAATTGGTGGGTGTCACCAATGTCGACGACCATGGCCAGGAAGGCTTGGAGCTGGCCTACGACGATTATCTCAGTGGCCAGCCTGGCAAGCGGCGTGTGCTCAAGGACCGCAAGGGCCGCCTGGTGCGCGATCTACACTTGCTCAAGGATGCCAAGCCGGGAGGCGATCTGACGCTATCGATCGACCTGCGCTTGCAGTACATGGCGTACCGTGAATTGCAGAAATCCGTCGACGCTCATGATGCCGACGGTGGCTCCCTAGTGATGATGGATGCGCGAAGTGGCGAAGTCCTGGCGATGGCCAACCTTCCATCCTATAACCCCAACAATCGCACTTCGATCGACGTCAATGGCTTGCGCAACCAGGCGGTGACCGACGCTATCGAGCCGGGGTCGGTCATGAAGCCTTTGGCAATGTCGGCGGCGCTGGCGACGGACAAGATCAGCCCCGATACGGTCATCGACACCTCGCCGGGATGGATGGTCATCGATGGATATACGATCAGCGACTTTCGCAATTACGGCAAGCTTACCCCCGGGGGGATTCTGCTGCATTCGTCCAATATCGGGATGTCCCATATCGCCTTGAAGCTGGATAAGGACACTATCTGGAAGCAATACCAAAGGCTGGGGCTGGGGCAAGCCCCGGGGACCGGTTTTCCGGGTGAAGGCAGCGGCAGTCTACCGCCCTTGAGTGGCTTGTCGCGCAGTGCTCAGGCGTCCATGGCTTATGGCTATGGGGTCGCGCTGACGCCTTTGCAGCTTGCCAGTGCGTACACCGCGATCGCCAACGACGGGCGACGTCTGCATCCCTCGTTGTTGAAGCGCACCTCGGCTCCGATCGGTGAACAGGTCATGTCACCGACGATTGCGCATGAGTTACTGGGCATGCTGGAGAAGATCGTTCAGCCCGATGCCGGTGGCTCACGTGCGATGGTGGAGGGGTACCGCATAGCGGGCAAGACCGGTACGGTTCGCAAGGTGACCGCTGGGGGCTATCAGCAAAAAGCCTATCGTGGCCTGTTTGCGGGTATTGCGCCGGTTTCCGACCCGCGCATCGTGACGGTGGTGATGATCGACAATCCCAAGGGAGACGAGTATTACGGTGGTCTGGTGGCGGCACCGGTCTTTGGCCGTGTGGTGGGCAAGGCGCTGCGTCTTCTCGATGTGCCCCCCGATAAACAGGAGACTTCCGAGTGA
- the ftsL gene encoding cell division protein FtsL, with protein MAAQGRNTTLKIGWPFASRLRWRHVILLILIGVMLISSLASIASTHLTRVQYARFQELESERDSLQTVWGRLLLEESTWSAPARVEDMAVERLEMRVPDVDDVEVIRP; from the coding sequence ATGGCGGCTCAAGGACGAAACACCACGCTCAAGATCGGCTGGCCGTTCGCCAGTCGCTTGCGTTGGCGCCATGTCATCCTGCTGATTCTGATTGGCGTGATGCTGATCAGCTCGTTGGCGTCCATTGCCAGCACCCACCTGACGCGTGTGCAGTATGCGCGTTTTCAAGAGCTGGAAAGCGAGCGTGATAGCTTGCAGACCGTCTGGGGACGGCTGCTTCTTGAAGAGAGCACCTGGTCGGCGCCGGCACGGGTCGAGGATATGGCCGTCGAACGCCTGGAGATGCGCGTGCCCGACGTCGATGACGTCGAGGTCATTCGTCCATGA
- a CDS encoding UDP-N-acetylmuramoyl-L-alanyl-D-glutamate--2,6-diaminopimelate ligase produces MEIDTQRLADTLALLWPSHATTALLDGWRPALSTCVVTLDSREAGPGVLFVAVAGAHADGRAFIEQALASGADAVLYDTDAMSEDIPEQDARVFGVPGLRGRLGELGRYLFCVPETLELIGVTGTNGKSSVTHYMAALSESLGTATAVIGTLGVGRPGRLEPGALTTPGPLALQASLGSLGAQGVERVAMEVSSHALEQGRVVGCRFRAAVFTNISRDHLDYHGSMAAYAAAKARLFKHRELSLAVVNGDDRLAPLMLAGLPKSVRVLATGCDEATTLRVIDWFPHALGQRALIATPEGERELELSLLGRFNLDNVLLAMATLYGLGCDLAALFDAAAQLAPVPGRMQRLVADGAPTVVVDYAHTPEALSNALDALRAHVPAQEGAKLWCVFGCGGDRDRGKRPLMAQAAEALADRLVITDDNPRGEPAASIRGEIVEGLSSTGQARTQCVAGRGEAIERTLQDANADDIVLIAGKGHETYQDIDGRRYPFSDVEVVQAALERRREHEA; encoded by the coding sequence ATGGAAATCGATACGCAACGTTTGGCGGATACCCTGGCGTTGCTCTGGCCATCGCATGCCACGACCGCGCTGCTCGATGGCTGGCGTCCTGCGCTATCCACTTGCGTGGTGACGCTCGACAGTCGTGAAGCGGGCCCTGGCGTGCTGTTCGTGGCCGTGGCGGGAGCACATGCCGATGGGCGCGCCTTTATCGAGCAGGCGCTGGCGTCCGGCGCGGACGCGGTCCTCTACGATACGGACGCCATGTCGGAAGATATTCCCGAACAGGATGCGCGCGTGTTTGGCGTGCCAGGTCTGCGCGGGCGCCTCGGCGAGTTGGGGCGTTATCTGTTCTGTGTCCCCGAGACGCTGGAGCTGATTGGCGTAACCGGCACCAACGGCAAGAGTTCGGTCACCCATTATATGGCTGCGCTGTCGGAATCGCTGGGTACGGCGACGGCGGTGATCGGTACCTTGGGCGTTGGACGTCCGGGGCGGCTCGAGCCCGGCGCATTGACGACGCCGGGGCCGTTGGCGCTTCAGGCGTCATTGGGAAGTCTGGGCGCGCAGGGTGTCGAGCGCGTCGCCATGGAGGTCTCATCGCATGCGCTCGAGCAAGGGCGTGTGGTCGGGTGCCGGTTCCGTGCGGCGGTGTTCACCAATATCAGCCGCGATCATCTCGATTATCACGGCAGCATGGCGGCCTACGCGGCGGCCAAGGCACGCCTGTTCAAGCATCGTGAGTTGTCGCTGGCGGTGGTCAATGGCGATGATCGCTTGGCGCCATTGATGCTGGCTGGCCTTCCCAAGAGTGTGCGTGTGCTCGCCACGGGGTGCGATGAAGCCACTACCTTGCGTGTCATCGACTGGTTTCCGCATGCGCTCGGGCAGCGTGCCTTGATCGCGACGCCGGAGGGTGAGCGTGAATTGGAGCTGTCGCTGCTGGGGCGTTTCAATCTCGACAACGTGCTCTTGGCGATGGCGACGCTCTATGGTCTGGGATGCGACTTGGCTGCGTTGTTCGACGCCGCCGCGCAGCTTGCGCCGGTGCCTGGGCGCATGCAGCGTCTGGTCGCGGATGGTGCGCCGACGGTGGTGGTCGACTATGCGCATACGCCGGAGGCGCTGAGCAACGCTCTTGACGCGTTACGTGCGCATGTCCCCGCTCAAGAGGGGGCCAAGCTATGGTGCGTTTTTGGGTGCGGCGGCGATCGTGATCGTGGCAAGCGCCCGCTGATGGCGCAAGCTGCCGAGGCGCTGGCCGACCGCCTGGTGATCACCGACGACAACCCACGGGGCGAGCCGGCGGCATCGATTCGTGGCGAGATCGTGGAGGGGCTCTCGAGTACTGGCCAGGCTCGCACGCAATGCGTGGCGGGACGTGGCGAGGCGATCGAGCGTACCTTGCAGGACGCCAATGCGGACGACATCGTGCTGATCGCCGGCAAAGGGCATGAAACCTATCAAGATATCGACGGCCGGCGTTATCCGTTCAGCGATGTCGAGGTGGTGCAGGCCGCGCTTGAGCGACGTCGGGAGCATGAGGCATGA